Genomic window (Thiosulfatimonas sediminis):
TGCTGCAAATCTCGCCGCCTAATCGCCGGATTGACAGTCACTTTGCAATTACCTCGGTATTGGGTTTATTGGTTTTTCATGTGCAACTCGGCGCCATGCGCTCCTTTTTGCCGGGCGCAGAGCCGCAACATAACGATGTTGATTATCTCGCCAAGCAGATATTTGAGATGATATTGGCGTTTACTTAAGGCGGCTTATTCTATGTTGTTCAAAATCGCATTTACCCATAAAAAACACTATGGGAGCGGGTAAATTTTCTATAACTCCGATACCGCTAAATCGTTATAATTCCCGACGATTTTTTGATACACCGCTGTTTTTTAACAGTGGCGCATAAAGGTAAGGACAGAAAAATGGAAAAGAAAATTATCCCGGGTGCATTGGTTTTTGCTGCAACGGTTGTTGCGGTTTTAGTGAATATCCCAGTTGCAGAAGCAGCTCAAGCAGCGGTAACTTTGCTTAAATAAGCAAAAAACGCCTGTTACGCAAAAACGCCGATCTTTGTCACAAAGGTCGGCGTTTTTGTTTTTAGCGTATTTTCGCCTTGGTAAATGAAAATTTGTTCTAAAAAATCAGTTGGTTTTAGGAATAATTAAAAAAATACTTGCATTGAAATTTCTGCTCAATATAATACGCACCATCTAAAACGCTTAGCGCTTTTAGATATCACTCCCCTATAGCTCAGTTGGTAGAGCAACGGACTGTTAATCCGTGTGTCCCTGGTTCGAGCCCAGGTGGGGGAGCCAAATTTTAAGTTAAGAGTATTCAATTATTTTTGACTTGCCCGTTAGGGCAAAACCATTCCCCTATAGCTCAGTTGGTAGAGCAACGGACTGTTAATCCGTGTGTCCCTGGTTCGAGCCCAGGTGGGGGAGCCATTTAAGAAGCCCGTGCTAACCATGCTCGGGCTTTTTTGTTTTCTGTTGCTTTCTTTTGTTTCGAATACTTAATCCTACGCAATTGCTCTTTTGGGTCATTGGTTTTATTCTTTTATGTGTTTTGTATACATATTGTTGATTGAGGAGTGATAGTCTTGGTTAAAATTGGTTTACACGAATTTGCTGAGCGGAAGCATTTAATTCAATATGTGCATCAATTGTCATTTGAGAATGAGAAATCAGAAAGCATTGACGGAGTTCAAATTGACACCCCTTTAGGCGGTTGGAGCGTGGCGCAGTCATTGCTAGCCCAAATAGACCCTGCGCAGTATTCACAGGATCGAAATTATTTCGATGGGCACGTTACTCATTTATCGCCCTATATCCGGCACGGTTTACTTGCTCCGCGCGAATTGCAGGAAAGATTGCAGCGCGATTATGCAGCCACTGACAGCGTACGGCTGCTGCAACAATTGACTTGGCGAGACTATTTTCATCGCTATCTTGAGGCCAATCCGCAAGCGGCATGGCAGGATGTTGAGCCCTATAAAACGGGCTATGCAGCGAGTGATTATTTGACGGTTCTACCGCAGGATATTATGACCGGCCAAACCGGCGTAAGAGTTATTGATCAAATGATTGTACAGTTGCTTGAACAAGGTTGGTTGCACAATCACGCTCGTTTGTATTTAGCCGCTTATATTGTGCACTGGCGTAAAGTGTCTTGGCAGGCTGGTGCGCGTTGGTTTTTGCAGCATCTGCTGGATGGTGACTTGGCCAGTAATAATCTTTCGTGGCAGTGGGTAGCATCCACTTTCAGTGCCAAGCCGTACTTTTTCAACTTAGCGAATTTGCAACAATTTAGCCGCGGCTGTTTAGAGGCTGAAGATCCGACAAATGCTATTTTTGACCAGAGTTATGATGAGTTGAGGGCTTTCTTGTTTCCGCTAGCCGCTAAAGAGATTTGGCAATAATGTGTCGCTTGATTTGGCTTCACGATGAGGCTCTGGCATTGTTTAACGTGGATGAACTGCTGCCGGAGGATAGGGTGGTATTTGTTTGGGATAATGACTACTTCAGAAATAAGGGGTGGTCGTTGTCGCGGATGGTATTTTTGTACGAGTCGTTGCTTGATTTGCCTTACCCAAACTTGCAGGTTTATCAAGGTGAAACCGTCTCTGTATTGCGGCAATTGGTCAAGCAGAACGAGATGGCTGAAGTTTTTGTTTATCGTCCGTTTGAACCTGATTTACAAGAGATTGCCAAGGAGTTATCCAAATCGGTAACAATGGTTTTACTGGATGTGCCGAGCAGCTTAACCTCGCCGTTGACAACGGTACCGCCGCGTTTTTATAAGTTTTGGAAACAGGTTGAGCCAGAGGTGTTAGGCAAAAAGCTAGCCAATACTGGGCGACAGAAGTTCCATTAAGTGAGAAAAAAACCAGAAGATAGGCTTCTGGTTTTTTAAATAGGCAGTTGCATCAGAATAAGAGCAACTTTCTAAGTCGAATCAGTGTTCGCGAGTTGCGACAAATTGCAGTTCAGGCCAGCGCTCTTGTATTAACGAGAGATTGACGCGAGTTGGGGCAATATACACCAGTTGATCGGCGGCATCGTAAGCGACGTTTTCGGTCACTTTTTTGGAAAATTTCTCAATTTCCGCTTTGTCGCCAATCACCCAGCGCGCGGTGGTTACATTCACAGGCTCAAAGATACAAGCGACGTTGTATTCGTCTTTCAAGCGTTGTGCGACCACTTCAAACTGCAGTACACCGACTGCGCCAAGAATTAAATCATTATTGTTTACTGGACGGAAAAGCTGAGTAGCCCCTTCTTCGGAGAGCTGTTGCAAGCCTTTTTGCAGTGCTTTCATTTTCATCGGGTCTTTTAGCTGCGCGCGGCGGAAAAGTTCCGGTGCGAAGTTAGGTATTCCGGTGAACTTGAGTTCTTCGCCTTGCGTAAAGGTGTCGCCAATTTTAATCGTGCCGTGGTTGTGCAAGCCGATAATGTCGCCTGGATAGGCTTCTTCTGCATGGTCGCGCTTATTGGCAAGGAAGGTGATGGCCTTGGAGATGCGAACATCTTTGCCGATACGTACGTGCTTTAAGCTCATGCCCGATTCGTACTTACCAGAGACAATACGCATAAAAGCGACACGGTCACGGTGTTTCGGGTCCATATTGGCTTGAATTTTAAACACGAATCCCGTGACTTTATCTTCTTCCGCTTCGACAAAGCGACTGTCTGTTTCGCGTCCTTTTGGGGCTGGGGCGTATTTTTCAAAGCCGTCTAATAGCTCTTGCAGGCCAAAGTTATTAACTGCCGAACCAAAGAATACCGGAGTAAGTTCACCGGCAAGGAATAGTTCAAGGTCAAACTCGTGGCTCGCGCCACGAACCAACTCGATTTCGTCGCGGAGTTCTTGCGCCTGACCGCCAAGCAACTCATCCAGACGAGGATTGTCAAGGCCGCTAATCAATTCCCCTTCAGTCGCTTTTTGGTTATCTGCGTGCGAGAAAATGCGAACTGTGTCGTTGTAGATGTGGTAAATCCCTTTGAATCGCTTGCCCATACCGATAGGCCAAGTCATTGGCGCACAAGCAATTTTGAGCACGTCTTCGACTTCGTCTAGCAGTTCAATCGGCTCTTTGCCTTCACGGTCAAGTTTGTTGATAAAGGTCAAAATCGGTGTGGTGCGAAGACGACAGACTTCCATTAGTTTAATGGTGCGGTCCTCAACCCCTTTGGCGACGTCGATGACCATAAGGGCGGAATCCACCGCGGTCAGAACACGATAGGTGTCTTCCGAAAAGTCTTCGTGCCCTGGCGTGTCGAGTAAGTTCATAATCGCACCCTTGTAAGGGAACTGCATCACCGATGAGGCGACCGAGATGCCACGCTCTTGCTCCATTTTCATCCAGTCAGAGGTTGCGCCACGGTCGGTTTTACGGCTTTTAACCGCGCCCGCCATCTGAATCGCACCGCCGTAAAGCAGCAACTTTTCGGTCACCGTAGTTTTACCGGCATCCGGGTGAGAGATAATCGCAAAGGTGCGACGTTTGGTGGTTTCGAGAAGTAACGACATGAATGTTCAACCGCTTGGGAATTAAGTTACTGACAATTCAGTAAAATTTAAAGAAGCCGTATTATACAAGTCAGGGGATTTATTGGCAAAAAGGGTTGCCTGAAAAAAATAAGC
Coding sequences:
- a CDS encoding FAD-binding domain-containing protein, which translates into the protein MVKIGLHEFAERKHLIQYVHQLSFENEKSESIDGVQIDTPLGGWSVAQSLLAQIDPAQYSQDRNYFDGHVTHLSPYIRHGLLAPRELQERLQRDYAATDSVRLLQQLTWRDYFHRYLEANPQAAWQDVEPYKTGYAASDYLTVLPQDIMTGQTGVRVIDQMIVQLLEQGWLHNHARLYLAAYIVHWRKVSWQAGARWFLQHLLDGDLASNNLSWQWVASTFSAKPYFFNLANLQQFSRGCLEAEDPTNAIFDQSYDELRAFLFPLAAKEIWQ
- a CDS encoding peptide chain release factor 3 produces the protein MSLLLETTKRRTFAIISHPDAGKTTVTEKLLLYGGAIQMAGAVKSRKTDRGATSDWMKMEQERGISVASSVMQFPYKGAIMNLLDTPGHEDFSEDTYRVLTAVDSALMVIDVAKGVEDRTIKLMEVCRLRTTPILTFINKLDREGKEPIELLDEVEDVLKIACAPMTWPIGMGKRFKGIYHIYNDTVRIFSHADNQKATEGELISGLDNPRLDELLGGQAQELRDEIELVRGASHEFDLELFLAGELTPVFFGSAVNNFGLQELLDGFEKYAPAPKGRETDSRFVEAEEDKVTGFVFKIQANMDPKHRDRVAFMRIVSGKYESGMSLKHVRIGKDVRISKAITFLANKRDHAEEAYPGDIIGLHNHGTIKIGDTFTQGEELKFTGIPNFAPELFRRAQLKDPMKMKALQKGLQQLSEEGATQLFRPVNNNDLILGAVGVLQFEVVAQRLKDEYNVACIFEPVNVTTARWVIGDKAEIEKFSKKVTENVAYDAADQLVYIAPTRVNLSLIQERWPELQFVATREH